A genome region from Cognatishimia activa includes the following:
- a CDS encoding NAD-dependent epimerase/dehydratase family protein: protein MTTSIRTALIGAGYIADWHAEGLKMTPGVELTAVCDLSKGAAEALAGAHGAQAFGDLDEMLAAGVCDAVHILTPPDSHAFLAKKCLEAGVHCLVEKPVALSAAETQDIQDAAEKAGKSFVAGHNFMGLPSYERLKSEMAAGALGRVGSAEINWHFPLAPLRSGPFGIWLLREPKNLLLELGPHLFGFAVDLFGPLQIEHLSLGKEIEIPSAGTRPQSWRILARAGDVDVTLNLSLVETADDRSVTVLGSTARARLNYAEDTLVIEGENASDIVMNPFRKQMGLAWQHLREGGVNALRQVSSLNRKSAYGLSFQGTFKAFYQSLRDGTPMDARFDGASAVTVMQAIDDTLALMPEVEHAPKPKRQRKPKPTVLVVGGTGFIGRALTRKLVAEGKDVRVLSRGKSGPFADIAKHVELYSASLHDPEALAGAMEGIEAVYHLGKSLDGTWEECLKNDVGVTLNLARAAMAADVNRFVYTGTIASYDMSDPATVITESTGFGEDMSDRNLYARSKAKCEEELLKLHDAEGLPLVIARPGIVVGKGGPLQHWGIGRWHGAGAVRIWGPGTNILPFVLIDDVADALVTMMDHDKAVGQSFNLIGDPMLSGRDYFAAIHKQLGAKISVSTGNLNVFWASDAVKYLLKRYALGRKGAIRPSLADWKSRAHFSPFDNRQTKELLGWLPEPSRADFIRRAIKEADLLGF from the coding sequence ATGACGACATCTATCCGCACCGCTCTGATTGGCGCAGGTTATATTGCTGACTGGCATGCCGAGGGCCTGAAAATGACACCGGGAGTCGAGCTGACGGCCGTGTGCGACCTGTCAAAAGGCGCGGCCGAGGCGCTTGCGGGCGCGCATGGGGCGCAGGCTTTTGGTGATTTGGATGAGATGCTGGCGGCAGGCGTCTGCGACGCTGTTCACATTCTGACGCCGCCTGACAGCCATGCATTTTTAGCGAAGAAATGCCTTGAGGCGGGTGTGCATTGTCTGGTTGAAAAACCTGTCGCGCTAAGTGCAGCTGAGACGCAAGACATTCAGGATGCCGCTGAAAAGGCGGGGAAATCCTTTGTTGCCGGGCATAACTTCATGGGTCTGCCCAGCTATGAACGCCTGAAATCTGAGATGGCGGCTGGTGCGTTGGGGCGCGTTGGCTCCGCTGAGATTAACTGGCATTTCCCGCTGGCTCCGCTGCGCTCTGGACCCTTTGGGATTTGGCTGTTGCGGGAGCCCAAGAACCTCTTGCTGGAACTGGGGCCGCATTTGTTTGGCTTTGCGGTGGACCTCTTTGGGCCGTTGCAGATTGAGCACCTCAGTCTTGGCAAAGAGATCGAAATCCCTTCCGCGGGCACACGTCCTCAAAGCTGGCGCATTCTGGCGCGGGCCGGGGATGTGGATGTGACGCTGAACCTGTCACTGGTGGAAACGGCTGATGATCGTTCGGTGACTGTGCTGGGCTCGACCGCACGGGCGCGGCTGAACTATGCCGAGGACACTTTGGTGATTGAGGGCGAAAACGCCAGCGACATCGTTATGAACCCGTTCCGCAAACAGATGGGGCTTGCTTGGCAGCATCTGCGTGAGGGCGGGGTGAACGCTCTTCGCCAGGTCTCATCGCTCAATCGGAAATCGGCCTATGGGCTAAGCTTTCAGGGCACATTTAAGGCCTTTTATCAGAGCCTTAGAGACGGAACGCCGATGGATGCGCGGTTTGACGGCGCGTCTGCGGTGACTGTTATGCAGGCGATTGATGACACTTTGGCGCTGATGCCAGAGGTCGAGCACGCGCCGAAACCCAAACGCCAACGCAAACCCAAACCGACGGTGCTTGTGGTTGGTGGTACGGGCTTTATCGGTCGCGCCTTAACCCGAAAATTGGTCGCCGAAGGTAAAGACGTACGTGTCCTGAGCCGCGGTAAATCCGGTCCCTTTGCGGATATCGCCAAACATGTCGAGCTCTACTCGGCCTCGCTGCATGATCCCGAGGCGCTTGCGGGCGCGATGGAGGGTATTGAGGCGGTCTATCACCTTGGCAAATCGCTGGATGGCACTTGGGAAGAGTGCCTTAAGAATGACGTAGGCGTGACGCTGAACCTTGCCCGCGCGGCGATGGCGGCTGATGTGAACCGCTTTGTCTATACCGGCACGATTGCCTCTTATGACATGAGCGATCCCGCGACCGTGATCACCGAAAGCACTGGTTTTGGCGAGGACATGAGCGACCGCAACCTCTATGCGCGCTCGAAAGCGAAGTGCGAAGAAGAATTGTTGAAGCTGCACGATGCCGAGGGCCTGCCACTCGTGATTGCGCGCCCGGGTATTGTCGTTGGCAAAGGTGGTCCGCTGCAACATTGGGGCATTGGGCGCTGGCATGGGGCAGGGGCGGTTCGCATTTGGGGGCCGGGGACGAATATTCTGCCGTTCGTGCTGATTGACGATGTGGCTGATGCGCTCGTCACGATGATGGATCACGACAAAGCGGTCGGGCAGAGCTTTAACCTCATTGGCGATCCGATGCTGTCGGGGCGGGACTATTTCGCCGCGATCCACAAACAGTTGGGTGCGAAAATCTCGGTGTCGACTGGCAACCTGAACGTCTTTTGGGCCTCTGATGCGGTGAAATACCTGCTGAAACGCTATGCTCTGGGTCGCAAGGGCGCGATCCGCCCGTCGCTGGCCGATTGGAAATCCCGCGCGCATTTCTCGCCCTTTGATAACCGCCAGACCAAAGAGCTTTTGGGCTGGCTCCCAGAACCCAGTCGCGCCGATTTCATTCGTCGCGCCATCAAAGAGGCCGATCTGCTTGGCTTTTAA
- a CDS encoding glycosyltransferase — protein sequence MTSDIPTVAVVAIGRNEGQRLVDCLASLKGKVDRVVYVDSGSLDMSVQNARDAGAEVVELSSDRPFTAARGRAAGYEHLKTGEMPDYVQFIDGDCSVDPDWIARAVSAMEQDMELGLVTGWRRERFPDASVYNDLCQDEWDRPEGEILTCGGDMMVRPAAYEEAGGFDETVIAAEDDEFCVRLRKAGWVLKRIPFEMTFHDAAMTRFSQWWQRAIRSGHGFAQVGYMHPPYFATEQKRVLIYGGVIPLIALFLWMVLPIALILILGIYLMNYLRSVKGLTGAGMASARARRHGVLLTLSKFPNILGMGMFHYRRLKGRRMQIIEYK from the coding sequence ATGACGTCCGATATCCCAACAGTCGCCGTCGTCGCCATTGGCCGCAATGAAGGTCAGCGGTTGGTCGATTGCCTGGCATCGCTGAAAGGCAAGGTGGATCGCGTGGTCTATGTGGACAGCGGCTCGCTCGATATGTCTGTGCAAAACGCGCGGGATGCCGGGGCTGAGGTGGTAGAGCTGTCCTCAGATCGCCCCTTCACAGCAGCGCGGGGACGGGCTGCGGGGTATGAACATCTGAAGACGGGCGAGATGCCTGACTATGTGCAGTTCATCGATGGGGATTGTTCTGTCGATCCCGACTGGATCGCGCGCGCAGTCTCCGCGATGGAACAGGATATGGAATTGGGGCTCGTCACCGGCTGGCGGCGTGAGCGGTTTCCCGATGCCAGTGTTTACAATGACTTATGTCAGGATGAATGGGATCGTCCCGAAGGTGAAATCCTGACGTGTGGCGGAGATATGATGGTGCGCCCGGCTGCCTATGAGGAAGCTGGCGGGTTTGATGAGACCGTGATTGCGGCCGAGGACGACGAGTTCTGTGTGCGTCTTCGCAAGGCGGGTTGGGTTTTGAAACGTATCCCCTTTGAGATGACGTTTCACGACGCGGCCATGACACGGTTTTCGCAGTGGTGGCAACGAGCGATCCGATCCGGCCATGGTTTCGCGCAGGTGGGCTATATGCACCCGCCGTATTTTGCGACCGAACAGAAGCGCGTTCTGATCTACGGCGGGGTGATCCCGCTTATCGCATTGTTTTTGTGGATGGTTCTGCCGATTGCATTGATCCTTATTCTAGGTATTTACCTGATGAACTATCTCCGCTCCGTCAAAGGTTTGACCGGGGCAGGCATGGCCTCTGCCCGCGCGCGCCGCCATGGCGTTTTGCTGACCCTTTCCAAATTCCCAAACATCCTCGGCATGGGGATGTTCCACTACCGGCGTCTTAAGGGACGGCGGATGCAAATTATCGAGTACAAGTGA
- a CDS encoding glycosyltransferase family 4 protein — translation MGHLSKIAYLTGEYPRATDTFIQREVAALRTHGHEVMTYSIRETGVEHLVGDEQRQEAARTFYVLRHAKSLGRLVKSHIGWLGRRSSSYWKGLKLAFQTSPGGLKALAYQMFYFAEAGVLADEMRRQGVTHLHNHIAKSSCTVAMLASEISGIPFSFTLHGPDIFFAPDHWRLDKKIEKARFVACISHFCRSQAMSFSPMEDWRKLHIVHCGVEPERYAGAPAGGKKLLFVGRLAAVKGMPVLLDAMKRLPKDVTLTVIGDGPDRTALEEQAAPFRERVRFLGYQSQTEVAEALKSHDVFVLPSFAEGVPVVLMEAMAAARPVITTRIAGVPELVEDGVSGVLVPPGDVDALSGAISSVSQDVELQQKMGRAGRAKVELDYRAVDEAKWLSDLIESYQRPEKCAALDLRPTEALA, via the coding sequence ATGGGCCACCTAAGCAAAATCGCCTATCTGACGGGGGAATATCCCCGCGCGACGGATACTTTTATCCAACGCGAAGTCGCGGCTCTGCGCACGCATGGCCATGAGGTCATGACCTATTCCATACGCGAGACCGGTGTCGAGCATCTGGTTGGCGATGAGCAACGCCAAGAGGCGGCCCGCACCTTTTATGTTCTGCGCCACGCGAAATCCCTGGGGCGGCTTGTCAAAAGCCATATCGGGTGGCTTGGCCGCCGGTCGTCTTCCTATTGGAAAGGGCTGAAACTGGCCTTTCAGACGTCGCCGGGCGGCCTCAAAGCCTTGGCCTACCAAATGTTCTATTTCGCAGAGGCCGGTGTGCTGGCCGATGAGATGCGCCGGCAGGGTGTCACCCATCTTCACAACCATATCGCCAAGTCCAGTTGCACAGTTGCCATGCTCGCCAGCGAAATCTCGGGCATTCCTTTTAGCTTTACGTTGCATGGCCCAGACATCTTTTTCGCCCCAGATCACTGGCGCTTGGACAAAAAGATCGAGAAGGCGCGTTTTGTCGCCTGTATCAGCCATTTCTGCCGCTCTCAGGCGATGTCTTTTTCGCCGATGGAGGACTGGCGCAAGCTGCATATCGTGCATTGCGGCGTCGAACCCGAACGCTATGCCGGAGCGCCCGCGGGCGGCAAAAAGCTATTGTTCGTCGGGCGCTTAGCCGCTGTCAAAGGCATGCCTGTACTTTTGGACGCGATGAAACGTCTGCCAAAGGATGTCACATTGACGGTCATCGGCGACGGCCCTGATCGGACGGCTTTAGAAGAGCAGGCTGCGCCGTTCCGCGAGCGCGTGCGTTTCTTGGGGTATCAATCCCAAACCGAGGTGGCCGAGGCCCTGAAATCGCATGATGTCTTTGTCCTGCCAAGCTTTGCCGAAGGCGTGCCCGTCGTTCTGATGGAGGCCATGGCCGCCGCGCGCCCTGTCATCACCACGCGTATCGCGGGTGTGCCGGAACTGGTCGAGGACGGTGTCTCGGGTGTTTTAGTGCCGCCCGGTGATGTGGATGCTTTGTCGGGCGCCATTAGCTCTGTCTCGCAGGATGTTGAATTACAACAGAAAATGGGGCGAGCTGGCCGCGCCAAGGTCGAACTTGACTACCGCGCCGTTGATGAAGCGAAATGGTTGTCGGATTTGATTGAATCCTATCAACGCCCGGAAAAATGCGCTGCGTTGGATCTGCGTCCGACGGAGGCTCTGGCATGA
- a CDS encoding Gfo/Idh/MocA family protein: MTRVSIIGCGFVADLYMRSLACFPHVSVDRVYDRDVDRLKAFADHWSVPTRDTLDAFFQGLPSGSLVLNLTNPKSHFEINKACLEAGHHVYSEKPLAVGMDEARALYDLAAAKGLMLASAPCSVLGEAAQTLGKALRDGVAGAPRLIYAELDDGFIPQAPVEDWKSESGAAWPAEDEFRVGCTLEHAGYYLAWLISYFGSVRRVVAASAEVIPDKDPSGAGTPDYSSATLYFENGPVTRLTCSIVAPHDHQIRVIGDNGVLGLKRAWDNRAPVKFYRRMRVRRRLLELPFGRRIRLSGQTHPFAGKWGAANMNFALGPVEMLESLKENRSCRLSNDFALHLNEVTLAIQNAGDSTGPQDMTTRCDPMEPMPWAT, from the coding sequence ATGACGCGCGTATCCATCATCGGATGTGGCTTTGTCGCCGACCTTTATATGAGGTCATTGGCGTGTTTTCCGCATGTCTCGGTAGATCGTGTGTATGACCGCGACGTGGATCGATTGAAGGCCTTTGCCGATCACTGGTCGGTGCCCACTCGCGACACGTTGGATGCCTTCTTTCAGGGGCTGCCATCAGGCTCGCTGGTGCTGAATCTCACAAACCCCAAAAGCCATTTTGAAATCAACAAAGCCTGTCTTGAGGCCGGGCATCATGTCTATTCCGAAAAACCTTTGGCGGTGGGTATGGATGAGGCGCGTGCGCTTTATGACCTTGCGGCAGCCAAGGGTCTGATGCTGGCCTCGGCCCCTTGCAGTGTTTTGGGCGAAGCGGCGCAGACGCTCGGCAAAGCCCTGCGCGACGGTGTCGCTGGGGCGCCCCGCTTGATTTACGCAGAACTGGATGACGGGTTTATTCCCCAAGCTCCTGTCGAGGACTGGAAGAGCGAAAGCGGTGCGGCTTGGCCTGCAGAGGACGAGTTCCGCGTGGGCTGCACTTTGGAACACGCAGGCTATTATCTGGCTTGGTTGATTTCTTACTTCGGCAGCGTGCGCCGCGTGGTTGCGGCTTCGGCTGAAGTGATCCCTGACAAGGATCCAAGCGGGGCAGGGACGCCGGATTACTCCTCGGCGACGCTCTATTTTGAAAACGGTCCGGTGACGCGACTGACCTGTTCGATTGTCGCGCCACATGATCATCAGATCCGAGTGATCGGCGATAATGGTGTGTTGGGGCTAAAACGCGCTTGGGACAATCGAGCTCCTGTAAAATTTTACCGCCGTATGCGGGTGCGTCGTCGTTTGTTGGAACTGCCGTTCGGACGTCGCATTCGTCTGTCCGGTCAAACCCATCCTTTTGCGGGCAAATGGGGCGCTGCGAATATGAACTTCGCGCTGGGTCCTGTGGAAATGCTGGAAAGCCTTAAGGAAAACCGCTCCTGCCGTCTAAGCAATGACTTCGCCCTGCACCTCAATGAGGTCACACTGGCGATCCAGAATGCTGGGGACTCGACTGGCCCTCAAGACATGACAACCCGCTGCGATCCAATGGAGCCGATGCCATGGGCCACCTAA
- a CDS encoding WecB/TagA/CpsF family glycosyltransferase, producing the protein MQYQTKNGDIRVNIGSKADLEARVRDKFKQKQGFSLATINLDHLVKMDRDSGFYEAYRKQDFVVADGNPIVWTSKLAHKPVDLLPGSDLVLPLCEWAASEGRSIALLGSTEAALNEAGNALATKVSGLHVACMIAPPFGFDPNSDDAADILKTVEASGASLCFLALGAPKQELLAARGADFAPSVGFASIGAGLDFLAGTQTRAPRWVRAMAIEWVWRLMLNPKRLWKRYFDSGLIMPRLVFQAIRDRD; encoded by the coding sequence GTGCAGTATCAAACAAAGAACGGCGACATCCGTGTGAATATTGGATCCAAAGCGGATCTGGAAGCACGTGTACGCGACAAGTTCAAACAAAAACAGGGCTTTAGCCTTGCGACCATCAATCTGGATCACTTGGTCAAAATGGACCGGGACTCAGGGTTCTATGAGGCCTATCGCAAACAGGACTTTGTTGTTGCCGATGGGAATCCAATCGTTTGGACCTCGAAATTGGCGCATAAACCGGTGGATTTGCTGCCTGGATCAGATCTGGTTCTGCCATTGTGTGAATGGGCGGCCTCTGAGGGACGCTCGATTGCCTTGTTGGGCAGCACAGAGGCGGCTTTGAACGAGGCGGGAAATGCTTTGGCAACCAAGGTGTCTGGCTTGCATGTTGCCTGTATGATCGCCCCCCCGTTTGGGTTTGACCCGAACTCTGACGACGCGGCAGACATTTTGAAAACTGTCGAAGCCTCGGGCGCATCGCTCTGTTTTCTAGCCCTCGGCGCGCCCAAGCAAGAGCTGTTGGCAGCCAGAGGTGCAGACTTTGCGCCATCCGTTGGCTTTGCCAGCATTGGCGCGGGGCTCGATTTTCTGGCTGGCACGCAAACCCGCGCGCCGCGCTGGGTACGGGCGATGGCGATCGAATGGGTCTGGCGTTTGATGCTGAATCCAAAACGTCTTTGGAAACGCTACTTCGACAGCGGATTGATTATGCCACGACTGGTTTTCCAAGCAATCAGAGACCGCGACTAG
- a CDS encoding O-antigen ligase family protein: MPNLFAHLVLALWPLVMLGIYRALPPGRALIWSVLASYLLLPPYPTEFDFPLFPALDKTTIPNVMAILLTVFYAKEKIKWLPDTLLGKILVAIFVFAPIPTVLTNPEPIVFVMDMLRGLYAQDIFAMMVMQCILLANFALARNLLTSEKDLRDLLLAMVIAGTAYAFPMLVEVRLSPQINIWVYGFFQHMFDQMIRGDGFRPIVFLSHGIWAAMLTMMSLSAAVILIANTEGRLRTKLIWTALFLVGVLVLAKTLSALIYATFIIGMVLFTNWRTQAKVAMVLACLALAYPIAKGAHLVPEERLLEMASRVSDDRAQSLEFRFEHEGALLNRAQEKPYFGWGIWGRNQIHDPVTGRMTSVADGRWVLTLGMLGWLGFVGEFGLLILPIFLVYRMSVRMPSEESWRKHQREMNLFPTEGGLSKSVHRREITPIVGGLSLLLAINTVDLLPNATLTTMTWLIAGALLGYAEAYLVPKNAPKPEVDPPVPQATARPRTVL; the protein is encoded by the coding sequence ATGCCAAATCTATTCGCTCATCTGGTACTGGCGCTATGGCCGTTGGTCATGCTGGGCATTTACCGTGCCCTGCCGCCCGGGCGTGCTTTGATTTGGTCTGTTCTGGCAAGCTATCTGTTACTGCCGCCTTATCCGACAGAGTTCGATTTCCCGCTGTTCCCGGCGCTGGATAAGACAACCATCCCCAACGTGATGGCGATCTTGTTGACGGTGTTCTATGCAAAGGAAAAGATCAAATGGCTGCCGGATACTTTGTTGGGAAAGATCTTGGTAGCGATCTTTGTCTTTGCGCCAATTCCGACAGTTCTAACCAATCCTGAACCCATCGTCTTTGTGATGGACATGCTGCGCGGCCTCTATGCGCAGGATATCTTCGCCATGATGGTGATGCAGTGCATCCTGCTTGCGAATTTCGCCTTGGCGCGAAACCTGCTGACATCCGAGAAAGACCTGCGTGATCTGCTATTGGCTATGGTGATCGCAGGTACGGCCTATGCCTTCCCGATGCTGGTCGAAGTGCGCCTGAGCCCTCAGATCAATATCTGGGTCTATGGGTTCTTCCAGCATATGTTTGATCAAATGATCCGAGGCGATGGGTTCCGCCCGATTGTCTTCCTGTCACATGGTATTTGGGCCGCTATGCTGACGATGATGAGCCTAAGCGCTGCCGTGATCCTGATCGCAAACACGGAAGGGCGTTTGCGCACAAAGCTGATCTGGACCGCGTTGTTTCTGGTGGGGGTTCTGGTTCTGGCCAAGACACTGAGCGCACTGATTTATGCGACGTTTATCATCGGCATGGTGCTGTTCACCAATTGGCGTACGCAGGCCAAAGTTGCGATGGTCTTGGCTTGTTTGGCCCTGGCTTACCCGATCGCCAAGGGTGCGCATTTGGTGCCCGAAGAGCGCCTGCTCGAGATGGCCTCTCGTGTCAGTGACGACCGCGCGCAATCGCTGGAATTCCGCTTTGAACATGAGGGAGCGCTTCTAAATCGCGCGCAAGAGAAGCCATATTTCGGATGGGGGATTTGGGGACGCAACCAGATTCATGATCCGGTCACAGGCCGCATGACCTCGGTGGCCGATGGGCGTTGGGTTCTGACATTGGGCATGCTCGGATGGTTGGGGTTTGTCGGAGAGTTCGGGCTTTTGATCCTGCCGATCTTCCTTGTTTACCGGATGTCAGTCCGCATGCCATCTGAGGAAAGCTGGCGCAAACATCAGCGCGAAATGAACTTGTTTCCAACGGAAGGCGGCTTAAGCAAATCAGTGCATCGCCGTGAAATTACACCCATCGTCGGCGGTCTGAGTTTGTTGTTGGCAATCAATACAGTAGACTTGCTACCTAACGCAACGCTGACCACGATGACCTGGCTCATCGCAGGCGCGCTCTTGGGCTATGCAGAGGCTTATTTGGTGCCAAAAAATGCACCTAAACCCGAGGTAGACCCGCCGGTGCCGCAAGCAACGGCGCGACCACGCACGGTTCTCTAG
- a CDS encoding sugar transferase → MAFQDHGSFEFVQDRSQEPLGLYRGLFKRALDITAVAVLAVPVTIVVLVLAAFVALDGKNPFYFQKRLGRQGRSFKMVKLRSMVANADAILADYLAANPAEAREWNEKQKLMNDPRITKVGHLIRKTSLDELPQLWNVLIGDMSLVGPRPIMVDQKKIYPSDAYYDLRPGITGPWQISSRNESSFVERADFDGDYLNDLSFASDVRIMFKTVGVVVNATGH, encoded by the coding sequence ATGGCGTTTCAAGACCACGGAAGCTTTGAATTTGTACAAGACCGCAGCCAAGAGCCTTTGGGCCTCTATCGCGGTCTGTTCAAACGCGCTCTGGATATTACCGCCGTAGCAGTGCTGGCAGTCCCGGTAACTATCGTTGTTCTGGTTCTCGCGGCTTTTGTGGCGCTGGATGGGAAAAACCCTTTTTATTTTCAAAAACGTCTGGGTCGCCAAGGTCGCAGCTTTAAGATGGTGAAACTGCGCAGCATGGTTGCCAATGCGGACGCAATCCTTGCGGATTATCTGGCGGCAAACCCAGCTGAGGCACGTGAGTGGAACGAGAAGCAAAAGCTGATGAATGATCCACGCATCACGAAAGTTGGCCACCTGATCCGCAAGACCTCTTTGGACGAACTGCCTCAGCTTTGGAATGTTCTGATCGGTGACATGTCTCTGGTGGGCCCGCGCCCGATCATGGTCGATCAAAAGAAGATCTACCCGAGCGATGCTTATTATGATTTGCGTCCAGGCATCACCGGCCCTTGGCAGATTTCCAGTCGTAACGAGAGCTCTTTTGTCGAGCGCGCGGATTTCGACGGCGACTATCTGAACGACCTCAGCTTTGCCTCTGACGTGCGCATCATGTTCAAAACTGTGGGCGTGGTCGTGAATGCGACGGGGCACTAA
- a CDS encoding Wzz/FepE/Etk N-terminal domain-containing protein, with protein sequence MIRLAILDEILRAFLRHVTLLVFVVFVGVIASLVFALSLPRTYETMAVIQIEQPDIETASSTATANGQILQQLQIIEQRVMARENLQGIIDEFDLFDDLPSMTPNKKITALREAASVSQISDPALAWRPDVIPTALSITVALGNPDLAAAVANELVDNVVDQNRARREMRARETMAFFEGEEERIGAAIREYESQIADFRQKNSASLGTGITAQREELRTLRDAELVVSREILELNSGQRANSTVFANRVSRLEEQRNLLRARIDQVEVVIAAAPELERQLTGFERELRQLTEQYQAITRGRAEAEMRLMLQETERSESFFILERAVAPDEPVSPNRKKIALAGCILAMMVGVGLVYLMELRNPVIRTEAQLERLLGLRAVAVIPNVQVKRERVLKRMIWVTGAFVAILLAMAIVVVISSS encoded by the coding sequence ATGATCAGGCTTGCCATCCTAGACGAGATCCTTCGTGCGTTTCTGCGCCACGTGACGCTATTGGTGTTCGTGGTGTTTGTCGGCGTGATTGCCTCTTTGGTTTTTGCCCTGAGCCTGCCACGCACCTATGAAACCATGGCAGTTATCCAGATCGAGCAGCCTGACATCGAAACGGCGTCTTCGACGGCGACGGCCAACGGGCAGATCCTGCAGCAATTGCAGATCATCGAGCAACGCGTGATGGCGCGGGAAAACCTGCAAGGCATCATCGATGAGTTTGATCTTTTTGACGATCTCCCTTCGATGACGCCGAATAAGAAAATTACGGCACTGCGCGAGGCGGCCTCTGTGTCGCAGATCTCGGATCCGGCATTGGCCTGGCGTCCGGATGTCATTCCAACGGCGCTGAGTATTACCGTTGCCCTCGGCAATCCCGACTTGGCGGCAGCGGTCGCCAATGAGCTTGTCGACAACGTGGTTGATCAGAACCGCGCCCGCCGCGAAATGCGTGCGCGCGAAACTATGGCGTTTTTTGAGGGTGAAGAAGAGCGTATCGGCGCGGCTATCCGTGAATATGAAAGCCAGATCGCGGACTTCCGACAAAAGAACTCGGCCTCACTGGGGACCGGCATCACGGCACAACGCGAAGAGTTGCGGACGCTGCGGGATGCAGAACTTGTCGTGTCGCGCGAAATCCTGGAACTGAACTCTGGCCAGCGCGCCAACAGTACGGTTTTTGCCAACCGTGTGTCCCGCCTGGAAGAGCAGCGCAATCTGCTGCGCGCCCGTATCGATCAGGTCGAAGTGGTTATTGCAGCAGCCCCCGAGCTGGAACGCCAGTTGACCGGATTTGAGCGCGAGTTGCGTCAATTGACGGAACAATATCAAGCCATCACGCGGGGCAGGGCAGAGGCCGAAATGCGGCTGATGCTGCAGGAAACCGAGCGGTCTGAAAGCTTCTTTATTCTGGAACGCGCGGTTGCTCCGGATGAGCCTGTGTCGCCCAATCGCAAAAAGATTGCCTTGGCGGGCTGTATTTTGGCGATGATGGTTGGCGTTGGCTTGGTCTACTTGATGGAATTACGCAATCCAGTGATCCGCACGGAAGCGCAGCTGGAACGCCTCTTGGGACTGCGTGCGGTCGCAGTTATTCCCAATGTTCAGGTCAAACGTGAGCGTGTGCTAAAACGGATGATCTGGGTGACCGGTGCTTTTGTGGCTATTTTGCTAGCAATGGCAATAGTTGTCGTGATTTCAAGCTCTTGA
- a CDS encoding 4'-phosphopantetheinyl transferase family protein: protein MTMMMRHNSRLELAARAVLPTGVAVSVTSPTAEPDPLWPVEEQAISKAVPARQREFAAGRMAARRALLALGRAPSAIPVGDDRAPIWPRAIVGSIAHDDTACIAVTAERDRFKALGVDIEPSIPVEAELFQEICRPEELAWLRQLPFESRGMVARRFFAAKEAVYKCQYTISRKIFGFDNLSVVFDRQGRFDARLMKDAGPFEAGTIFKGMTALVGDQILSLCWIGEGHHSDADFQDSVTG, encoded by the coding sequence ATGACGATGATGATGCGACATAATTCACGCCTGGAACTGGCCGCACGTGCGGTGCTGCCCACAGGTGTCGCAGTTTCTGTAACCTCTCCGACAGCCGAGCCAGATCCGCTTTGGCCGGTCGAAGAACAAGCCATTTCCAAAGCTGTGCCCGCGCGTCAGCGCGAGTTCGCGGCGGGCCGTATGGCTGCGCGCCGTGCGCTTTTGGCCTTGGGCCGTGCGCCTTCTGCTATTCCCGTCGGGGATGACCGCGCACCGATTTGGCCACGCGCCATTGTTGGCAGCATTGCGCATGACGACACTGCTTGTATCGCCGTGACCGCAGAACGTGACCGCTTTAAAGCGCTGGGCGTGGACATTGAACCATCCATCCCAGTCGAAGCCGAACTATTTCAGGAAATCTGCCGCCCCGAAGAACTGGCCTGGCTGCGCCAGCTGCCGTTTGAAAGCCGTGGCATGGTGGCCCGTCGTTTCTTTGCCGCCAAAGAGGCGGTCTATAAATGCCAGTACACCATCAGCCGCAAGATCTTTGGTTTTGACAATCTCAGCGTCGTCTTTGACCGCCAGGGTCGTTTTGATGCACGTCTGATGAAGGATGCGGGCCCGTTTGAAGCCGGCACGATTTTCAAAGGCATGACAGCGCTCGTGGGCGATCAGATCCTCAGCCTCTGCTGGATTGGCGAGGGCCATCACAGTGACGCGGATTTCCAAGATTCGGTCACAGGATAA